The sequence CCACCTGACCGGCGTCCCCGACCATCTGAGCCGAAGGAGTATTCGGATGCCCGCCGTCCCCGAAGCGATCGCCGCCCACGCGGGAGTCCTGCGGTCCGACGCCCGCGTGCTCGCCGAATGCGCCGAACGCCTACGGGAGATCGGCGTCCGGCTGGACGGTGAGGGCGCCACGCCGGAGTGGCTGCGGGAGACCGTGAACGCCCACATCGCCGCCTGTACGGTGGCCTCCGCCGACCTGGCCGAGGCTGCGGCCCGGTTGCGCGCCTACGCCGACCGGATCCGCCGCTGACGCGCCCGCGCGGCAGCGTGTCACACGTGAACCACAATGAGACGTTTCGATCCCGGGCCGGAGCGGAACGCATCATCATACGATCATGCGGAATCTGTGGCGGCGGTCGCGGGCGTCCACACGGCTGGGGCTGATCTCGCTCGGGCTCACGATCCTCCTGAGCGGATCGATCTACCTCATCGTCGCCGCGGGAGGTCCCGATTGGCTCGCCACCGTGGCGAACATCAGCCAGATCATCGGCCTCCCGCTGGCTGTGGTGAGCATCGTGGTGCCCTCCGTCACCGCTCGCCGCTCCACCGTGCCGGAGCCGGTGCGGGTGGCTCTGGCCCGCCAGGTCCATCAGCAGGAATGCCAGGTGCGGGCCGCACTGCTGCGTGGTGTCATCGCCGCCGACCTGTCCTTCGACGACACCGATCCCGCGGCCGCCGGCTACGGCGCTGATCGCGGCCGTGACGGCGACGGCCGGGAGCCAGAGGGCAGCGCGGTGGCGAGATGGGTGTCGAAGAAGGCGGCGGGGCTGCTGTTCTGGCAGGAGACCGATCCCGTCCCGGCCGGGGGCGACGCCGGCGGACCACCCGCCGGACAGGGCACCCCGGCCGGCGTCGCCGGTTACTTCTCGGCCCTGCCCGACCAGCGTCTGATCATCGTCGGGGAGCGGGGATCGGGCAAGACGATGCTGGCGATCCAACTGGTGATCGACCTGAACCAGGCCATCCTCGACGACCCCGCCGCCGGCGGACCGGTCGCGGTCCGCCTGAGCGCCGCCTCCTGGCCCACCGGCCGGCCGCCGGCCGACTGGCTGGCCGACCAGCTCGTCCTCGGCTACGCCATGTCCCGTCAGGAGGCCGCGCGTCTGGTCGCCGAGCACGCCGTCCTCCCGATCCTGGACGGTCTGGACGAGATGGACCCCGATCCCGTCCAGACCGGCGGCGGGAGCCCGGCCCCCGGCAGTGACCCGGCGCCGGGCGGCCAGGGGGACGCCCTGGAGAACCAGGGAGACGCCCTGGAAAAACGGGGGGACGTCCTGGAAAAGCGGGACGCCGCACCGGTGCGGGCAGCCGCGTTGATCGAAGAACTCAACCGCTTCTACACCGGCGCGGTGTTCGGCCCGGTGGTGGTGACCACCCGTCCGGACCGCCACACCCAGTTGCTCGAACGCGGCCTGCTGCTCGAACACGCCCGCCAGATCACCATCCAGCCGCTCACCGTTCAGCAGGTCACCGACTACCTGCACAGGCGCTACCGCTACCAGCCCCGCCAGCATCACGCCTGGCAAGCCGTACTGGACCGGATCGATCATCCCGGGCATGCGGGCGTGCGGGAGTTCCTGTCCACGCCCTGGCGGCTGATACTGGCCACCAGCGCCATCGACCACGACCCCGGCCAGGCCGCCCAGCTCGTCCCGCATACCGATCACCACAGCACGGAGACGGCGGCCCAGACCCGGCAGCGGCTGGAGAGCGGCATGCTGGCCAATTTCATCCCGGCCGCGACCGCGCTGACCCCCCGCGGCCGTAGCTCCTACACCCCTGAGCAGGTGGAGCGGTGGCTCACCGCGCTGGCCCGGCACCTGCGCTGGCAGGCCGGCTATCTGCAGCACCACCCCGCCCCCAGCGGCATGTCCGAGGTCGACATCGTCCCGCATCTGCTGTGGCCGATCGGCGGCCGCCACCTGACCCGCCTGCTGCACACCACGGCGCTGCTCGTCGGCATCGTCGCCGTCGCCGCCCCCGTCCTCATCCCGTTCCCGCCCGCCCCTTGGCCTGACGAGACCCCTCGCTGGGTGATGGGTGCCGTCCTCGGGATGACGTCCCTCCCCCTCCTCCTCTCCCACGCCGAATGGCCCGCACCTCACGTCACCATGCGGAACATCTCCGCCCCCGCACTCCAGGCCGGCCTCGGGGGCGGTCTCATGAGCGGACTCCTGATCGTGGGCTTGGCCGCGATCGGAAGCGTGTTCGGCACCGTACGGACCGAGCTCGTGGTGATGGCCGTCTTCGGGCTCGTGGGAGGGCCCGTCGGCGGGCTCGTGTTCGGACTCATGGGCGGTCGGGGGTCGTGGAACCCGTCAGCCGATCTCGTCTCCCCTCGGCAGGCCGTCCACCGCGATCTCGTGTTCGGTCTGGCGTCCGGTCTCGTGCTCGGGATCATGGGAGGGCTCGTGGGAGGGCCGTTCGGATTCATATTCGGGCTCATATTCGTCATGCTCACCTCCTTGACGTCCGCGCAGGGATTCATCAGCCCCCCAGGCGAGAGCAGAGACGATGATCGCCTGTCAGAGGTGATCACGATCGCGGTGGGCTTCGGGCTCATGGTCGCGCTAGGGGCCGTGGTCGATCCTCCGATGGGACTCCGGGTCGATCTTGAAATCGGACTCTGGTCCGGGCTCGTGGGTGGGCTCGTATTGGCGTTCGTGGGCGGGCTCACCGTGGGCAGCAGCGGCGCGTACTACGTGATCGGCATCATGCTCGCCGCCCTGCGCGGGCGGCTGCCCTGGCGGTTCGCCGCGTTCTGCCAATGGGCGTGCCAGGCGGGGCTCCTGCGGGTGGCGGGTACCGGCTACCAGTTCCGGCACCGCGAGCTACAGGCCTGGCTCGCCGAGCACGGGTAGCCGGGCCTGCGATCCCCGGCCTGCCGATGCCTGACCCGGCCCCGGAGAGGTCGGGGCAGCGCGGCTCGACGGCGGCCGAAGACCGCCCCGCACACGTGGTGCTCGACGGCGGCCGGAGAGCGCCCCGCACACGTGGTGGGGCAGCATGGAGGGGTGAACGAGGGTACGAGCATGCTGGCGAAGCTGCTGGCCGCGGGCGAGGTCGTGGTGCTCAGCGGGGCCGGGCTGTCGACGGAGTCGGGGATCCCCGACTACCGGGGGCCGAGCGGGGCCTCGCGCCGGCACACCCCGATGACCTACCAGACGTTCGTCGGCGACCCGGCGGCCAGGCGTCGTTACTGGGCCCGTAGCTATGTCGGATGGCGGGCGATGACCCGGGCTACGCCGAACAGCGGCCACCACGCGGTCGCGCACCTCCAACGGCTGGGCCTGGTGGCCGGCGTCGTGACGCAGAACGTCGACGGCCTGCACCAGGCGGGCGGCGCCCGGGCGGTCGTCGAACTGCACGGCAGCCTGCACCACGTGATCTGCCTGGACTGCGGCGACTCCAGCCCGCGGGAGGAGCTGGACCAGCGCCTGACCCGGGCCAACCCCTACTTCGGCGCCCGGGCCACCACGGTCAACCCGGACGGTGACGTCGAGCTGGGGGATGAGGAGGTCGACGGGTTCCAGGTGGTCGGATGCCGGGCGTGCGACGGAGGGGTGTTGAAGCCCGACGTGGTCTTCTTCGGGGAGACCGTCCCGGCGGAGCGCGTGCGCGAGTGCTTCGCCCTCGTGGAGAGAGCGCGCCTGCTCCTGGTTCTCGGGTCGTCGTTGACGGTGATGTCAGGCCGCCGGTTCGTCCTGCACGCCGCGAAACTCGGCATCCCCGTGGCGATCGTCAACCAGGGCCCGACCCGCGGCGACAAATACGCGGCCCTCGCCGTCGACGCTCCATTGGGCACGGCTCTTCCGGAGCTGGTCCGCCTCGTCGACACCCGGGCCGCGGCAGCCGGCTCACCCGAGCCGATGTGAGGCGGCTTTCCCGAGCCAATGTGAGGCGGCAGCGCCGAGCCGATGTGAGACAGCTTCCCCGAGCCGATGCGGGGCGGCAGCGCCGAGAAGCCCGCATCGGCCACCACAAATGAAGATCCCATCACAACCCGTCGTTGCCGTAATAGACGCGATAAAGGCCCTATAGCCTTCCGTCTCGTGCCCAAAAGATCATCAATTCTCTGGGCGGCGGCGATCCTGACCACCGTGGCCCCCGACATCTATTTCCGGGTCGCGCCGATGTGGTCCGGCGCGGAGGGCGGCGTCTTTTTCAGCTGGGTCTCCTGGGGACGGTGCACGGGTTACGAGGTCGACTCTCAGCTGCAGTCGCTGCTCGACCCGGTCTGGGATTTCCCTCTTCTGTGGTTCGGGTCCGCACCACTGATCGCCCTCGCCTGGGGAGGACGGCTGCTGAGCGAGCGGACCGGCCGCCCCCGGCTCGGCCGGATCCTCGCCCACTCCGCCGTCACAGTGATGATCGTCCGCCACCTCCCCTCCCCGCTGCTGTTCATGCTCGACGCGTCCGCCGATCGCAGGTGCATGGAGAGCTGGGGGCCGCTGGAGGTGACGGGCTGGGGCATCACGATGGACCTCTACTACCTGGTCCCCGTGGCCCTCGTGCTCCTCGCCGTCCGCACTCCGGGCCCCTCCCGGAGAGGCCGCCTCGCCCGTACGGGGACCGCGGTGTCGCTCGCGATCATGATCATCATCGGCGCGGTGGCCGACACCGCGGCCGGGAAGGTGAGCGACTCGCAGACACTCGACTGCGCCGGATTCGGCGACGGCGTCGCATCCGAGCTCGACGGACGCGAGAAGGGATTCCTGTGCGGGATCCGGGATGGCGCATTCGGTGAAGGCGTGCCCCAGCTGGCGGACCTGCCGGACCGCGAGCTTCTCGCGTACGGCCGCCATCTGTGCGAGCTGGCCGTACGGAACGGGGGCGACATCAACGCACCCGCCGTGTCGAAAGTGATCGGTGAGATGAACTCACTGGTGGGGCCACTGACGAGGCTGTGTCCCAAGGTGGCCGAGGTGGAGCAGGAAAGAGAGCGGCAAAGGCAGGCGGAGAACGACGCCTTCATCGCGGCGGCGGAGAAGAGCTGTGCCGCTCACCCCCGCCACCGGCCGAGGATCAAGCCGGTGCGACAGGTCCGCGCGACCATGTGGACGGAGTTCTGGCACATCAACGCGTGGGACGAGGGGAGCGAGGGCGGGGAGGTCGGTGACATGATCGCCGACCTGGTCGGAAGCGGGCCCGGCGCGCTGAACATCTGGGCGGCGGACGAGATCGGCCACGCGTGCGTGACGGGCGAGGCCTACCGGCGCCGTCCGCCGGTGGAGACCCGGGGGTGGGAGCAGGTCGTCGAGGTCGGCTACGAGACCGCGAAGGGAGTCATGGTCATCGTGGACGGCGAGGGCGGACGGCTTCCCAATCTCGCCGCCGGTGGACCGGGAAGCTACCGGGTCCGCGTCCACGTCCGCGGGCGCAAGACCGCGCAGGAGCACATCGACGCCCCTGACGGCACAGTCCAATTACTGATCATGGTGTTCCCCGGAGCCGAGAAGAATCCCGTGATCTACCGCGACTACCCTCCGAGGAGGCCTCGGAAATAGGCCTTTGTCACGAGCGCTACCCATCCGCCGCGACGAGTACGGCCCGCACGACGGCGTCCGTGTCGGTGAGGTCCTCCAGCACCAGATCGGCACCGGCCTCCTTCAGCGCGCGGACATCGCTGGAGCCGGTGGCGACGGCGACCACCCTCGCTCCGCCCAGGTGGCCGGCGAGGATGTCGTTCGGCGTGTCCCCGACCAGCACGGTGTTGTGCGTGGTGAAGGATTCCCCGTACTTCTGGGCGGCACGCTTCTGCGCCATGCCCACCAGCACGGCACGGTCCTCGTGGTCCATCCCGTAGGCGCCCACCTCGAAGTCCACGAAGTGCTCCAGCCCGAACGCCCTGAGCTTGCCGATCGCGAGAGGCTCCATGTTCCCGGTGAGCACCGACTGGATCACATCGGCCCGGCCCGCCAGCACATCGAGCACCTCGCGTACTCCGGCCAGGACCCTGCCCCGCCCCGAGATCGCCGCCTCGTGAACGACGAACGCCTCGGCGAGGGCCACCCCGAAGGAGTCCAGCAGCCGATCCGACACCTCGACGCCGTGCATTCGGAGCGTCTCCACCGTGATCGCCCAATCGGTCCGCCCCGCCATGGCCGCGACCCGCTCCATCGGCTGCCCGGTGACCAGACGGAAGGCCTCGGCGT comes from Streptosporangium roseum DSM 43021 and encodes:
- a CDS encoding HAD hydrolase-like protein, translating into MSSARTLVLWDIDHTLVSIDGIGKDIYAEAFRLVTGQPMERVAAMAGRTDWAITVETLRMHGVEVSDRLLDSFGVALAEAFVVHEAAISGRGRVLAGVREVLDVLAGRADVIQSVLTGNMEPLAIGKLRAFGLEHFVDFEVGAYGMDHEDRAVLVGMAQKRAAQKYGESFTTHNTVLVGDTPNDILAGHLGGARVVAVATGSSDVRALKEAGADLVLEDLTDTDAVVRAVLVAADG
- a CDS encoding NACHT domain-containing protein, which gives rise to MRNLWRRSRASTRLGLISLGLTILLSGSIYLIVAAGGPDWLATVANISQIIGLPLAVVSIVVPSVTARRSTVPEPVRVALARQVHQQECQVRAALLRGVIAADLSFDDTDPAAAGYGADRGRDGDGREPEGSAVARWVSKKAAGLLFWQETDPVPAGGDAGGPPAGQGTPAGVAGYFSALPDQRLIIVGERGSGKTMLAIQLVIDLNQAILDDPAAGGPVAVRLSAASWPTGRPPADWLADQLVLGYAMSRQEAARLVAEHAVLPILDGLDEMDPDPVQTGGGSPAPGSDPAPGGQGDALENQGDALEKRGDVLEKRDAAPVRAAALIEELNRFYTGAVFGPVVVTTRPDRHTQLLERGLLLEHARQITIQPLTVQQVTDYLHRRYRYQPRQHHAWQAVLDRIDHPGHAGVREFLSTPWRLILATSAIDHDPGQAAQLVPHTDHHSTETAAQTRQRLESGMLANFIPAATALTPRGRSSYTPEQVERWLTALARHLRWQAGYLQHHPAPSGMSEVDIVPHLLWPIGGRHLTRLLHTTALLVGIVAVAAPVLIPFPPAPWPDETPRWVMGAVLGMTSLPLLLSHAEWPAPHVTMRNISAPALQAGLGGGLMSGLLIVGLAAIGSVFGTVRTELVVMAVFGLVGGPVGGLVFGLMGGRGSWNPSADLVSPRQAVHRDLVFGLASGLVLGIMGGLVGGPFGFIFGLIFVMLTSLTSAQGFISPPGESRDDDRLSEVITIAVGFGLMVALGAVVDPPMGLRVDLEIGLWSGLVGGLVLAFVGGLTVGSSGAYYVIGIMLAALRGRLPWRFAAFCQWACQAGLLRVAGTGYQFRHRELQAWLAEHG
- a CDS encoding NAD-dependent protein deacetylase; translated protein: MLAKLLAAGEVVVLSGAGLSTESGIPDYRGPSGASRRHTPMTYQTFVGDPAARRRYWARSYVGWRAMTRATPNSGHHAVAHLQRLGLVAGVVTQNVDGLHQAGGARAVVELHGSLHHVICLDCGDSSPREELDQRLTRANPYFGARATTVNPDGDVELGDEEVDGFQVVGCRACDGGVLKPDVVFFGETVPAERVRECFALVERARLLLVLGSSLTVMSGRRFVLHAAKLGIPVAIVNQGPTRGDKYAALAVDAPLGTALPELVRLVDTRAAAAGSPEPM